CCAAATGATTTAACTATGGAGGATAAGAGTATCGGCCCATTACAAGACGTACAACAAGCCTTAAAGGTTATCAGGGAAAATGCATCCGCTTACGCAATCGACCCAGAAAAACTGGGTGTAATCGGCTTTTCCGCTGGCGGTCACCTCGCTTCGTCTGCCGGTACGCATTATAGTGATCCAAAGATTGAAAATCTGAAAGGTACGAGCTTAAGGCCAAACTTTATGTTATTGATTTATCCGGTAATCAGCATGGATACCGCAGTAACACATGGGGGATCTAGAAAAAACCTACTTGGTGAAAATCCGGACAAAAGCCTTGCCAGCTATTTTTCAAGCGCCAAGCATATTACGACTAATACTCCTCCGACCTTATTAGTGCATGCAGCAGATGACACAGCGGTTCCCATAGCCAACAGCATCGATTTCTACGAAAATCTACAAAAAGAAAAGGTACCGTCAAAACTCATTCGTTATCCGCAAGGTGGACACGGTTTTGGTTTACATAACAAAACGACAGACGATCAATGGTTTGATCACGCCTTGGCCTGGTTACATCAACTCGGTTATTAGCTTCTATGATAATTTTTGGAAGGTCCGCCACCATAGATCAGGCATATCTCCTTCTACTGCCAACAAATAGTCTTCGTACCTGCAAGGTACTAGATGAAAGCGTTCATTTACAGACTTTGTATTTGGGTAGGGTACCTGCATCCACCAGCGATCGGTCTTTTTACTTTTAATGAATATGAGTTCGTGGCTATCATCATTCAATGATGCCCGGTAAGTGACGTAAGATGATTTCGGTTGAAGGGGAAAATCTTTCTTGCGGTTATAATACCCATCGATAAAACACCACACCATTTGAGCCAAAAGGATCGCCGTCTGCCCATTTTGGTCATATGCGGGATTGAACTCATAAAAGCCTATGGAGGTCAACTTATCACTCATGCCGGCATAACGAACCAGCTGGCAGGCCTCCTCACCATAAAAGCCATTAGGTGTAGCGTTTGCATTAGCACAAGCATCTGGAGACCGGATAGCTCCTATGTCAAAGCTCAACATATCTGCGTTACGAATAACCGGTTCAGCTTGATCGGTACGTCCCGAAAAAAGTCCTAAGCGATAGGCATCAAAGTAAAGTTTATCCATCACTTTAATACTATCTTGACTGACATAGTATGTCTGATAGCCGATATTGCTATAGTTGAAAAGATAATTTGGCTGGTGCACCAAAATACTGGTAAGGTACGTTTGGGAATTAGGATCATTCGCTTCCTGAACATCTTCTGCTAAGTCGAAATGAGAGTCGACCACCACGACGTCAACTTTCTGTTCTAACTTTTCATAACCTTGAAACTGTGCATAGGTCATGTCTTGTCCTCCTCCTATAATCACTGGTATGATTCC
This Olivibacter sp. SDN3 DNA region includes the following protein-coding sequences:
- a CDS encoding alpha/beta hydrolase: MNLKFFLFIFCTMVFQSLMAQTPADDFLPLYPEGKIPNAKDTHAESIQETSELGSDGIERISGVRIPTMRYYPAEKQKSTGSAIIICPGGGYSILAISHEGHDVAKKFAENGIAAFVLKYRLPNDLTMEDKSIGPLQDVQQALKVIRENASAYAIDPEKLGVIGFSAGGHLASSAGTHYSDPKIENLKGTSLRPNFMLLIYPVISMDTAVTHGGSRKNLLGENPDKSLASYFSSAKHITTNTPPTLLVHAADDTAVPIANSIDFYENLQKEKVPSKLIRYPQGGHGFGLHNKTTDDQWFDHALAWLHQLGY
- a CDS encoding formimidoylglutamase, which codes for MSLIDFFAPVDIQKFTPVNGFYTSQLGANIQLFAEEFPDWEHELFDLAIIGVMDDRAAVNNQGCALAPDYVRERLYHLHRGDYPLRVADFGNIKAGQQVSDTYAAIKTVVEELIKKGIIPVIIGGGQDMTYAQFQGYEKLEQKVDVVVVDSHFDLAEDVQEANDPNSQTYLTSILVHQPNYLFNYSNIGYQTYYVSQDSIKVMDKLYFDAYRLGLFSGRTDQAEPVIRNADMLSFDIGAIRSPDACANANATPNGFYGEEACQLVRYAGMSDKLTSIGFYEFNPAYDQNGQTAILLAQMVWCFIDGYYNRKKDFPLQPKSSYVTYRASLNDDSHELIFIKSKKTDRWWMQVPYPNTKSVNERFHLVPCRYEDYLLAVEGDMPDLWWRTFQKLS